One window of Triticum dicoccoides isolate Atlit2015 ecotype Zavitan chromosome 5A, WEW_v2.0, whole genome shotgun sequence genomic DNA carries:
- the LOC119299330 gene encoding gamma-tubulin complex component 5-like, whose protein sequence is MPPASMVLPHQPAGYLETPVAESFIHKLQLSVSKGLPHAAPAPASRTDEHELVKSVFQVLQGFDTPLLYWDKNVPAFCEKPGTYVSHLSRASLGSVLKPFLFAATCLKRVELFVGKVRSCDHRTPTLSAFASAVDSWLMRLREAALKEEEMSFVSVDRTVTLLVLTDSMSSLCSGAEHLHQVVHGAVPDGFWDSGANMASSEVAVHVVNHLYKKLNEVCLVEDGEGEPYHMLLVIFAGSLLPYLQCLDSWLYDGILDDPYEEMFFYANNAVTIDQPAFWEMSYMLRVRGSRSDNSSTLTDSESIRTKESSKQEPSNTGACLKATNQGYVDILCPVFLKDIARAIVSAGKSFQLVQHAQSTHHTRTSVTSGFDIDQRSNHITRQNWPDILSSEIQNGHLRCEGALTNSTGQFGHDAREMGVLTLSEIFLICLSGLLENGDHVYEYLRKLRAGSAPDIQAFPECKSKEACAENSSEKTWLKLLRDAISGTKYDDMEKTLSKDAVTRDPIFAHGYLQDVSSNAVEMPFSPCCYENPAITACGDVLSRNPNSWSDLNISTSFDLPPLNDDNMRRAIFGDLQSAGTSTCGDIQPTSSFPRLDGTDFKFGFRFDDLEYVRQEDDRRTLEELYAFPTLLPCANENAPLSEILPLQKDSTLASRVLKFIQSMSLKDPLHPVGIIQECLSKCIKKQVDHIGKRILCKLMGEWRLMDELLVLRAIYLLGSGDMLQQFLITIFDKLDKGNSWDDDFELNTLLQESIRYSADKMLLTAPDSLVVSLAKHDTRYDEESAPTSRKGRAQGFGIDALDALNFTYKVSWPLDLIANTEALKKYNKVMGFLLKVKRAKFVLDETRKWMWKGRGSTAHNFKQHLIVGQKLLHFVDAFHQYVMDRVYHSAWTELCDGMASATTLDEVMEVHEAYLSSIQRQCFVASDKLWALIASRVKTILGLALDFHNVEQTLGTGGTAASVRARCEMELDRIEKQFDECVVFLLRILSFKLNVGHFPHLADLVTRINYNHYYMSDTGSFTAIPGSRPRQQP, encoded by the exons ATGCCCCCTGCATCCATGGTTCTTCCTCATCAACCCGCAGGGTACCTGGAGACCCCCGTCGCCGAAAGCTTCATACACAAGCTTCAGCTTAGCGTCTCCAAGGGCCTTCCTCACGCGGCGCCGGCTCCGGCCTCGAGGACGGACGAGCATGAGCTG GTCAAAAGTGTCTTCCAAGTGCTCCAGGGTTTCGACACGCCCTTGCTCTACTGGGACAAGAATGTGCCGGCGTTCTGTGAGAAACCGGGGACGTACGTGTCGCATCTGTCGCGGGCGAGCCTCGGCTCCGTGCTCAAGCCGTTTCTGTTCGCCGCGACATGCTTGAAGCGAGTGGAGCTCTTTGTTGGGAAGGTCAGGTCGTGCGATCACCGGACTCCCACATTGAGTGCGTTTGCTAGTGCGGTCGATTCATGGCTTATG AGGCTCCGGGAAGCAGCTCTGAAGGAGGAAGAGATGTCGTTTGTTTCAGTTGATCGGACTGTGACTCTTCTGGTTTTAACTGATTCTATGTCAAG TTTATGTTCGGGAGCAGAACATCTGCATCAAGTTGTGCATGGAGCTGTGCCAGATGGCTTTTGGGATTCTGGAGCAAACATGGCATCTAGTGAAGTGGCAGTCCATGTTGTGAACCATCTTTATAAAAAGTTAAACGAAGTCTGTCTTGTGGAAGATGGCGAG GGTGAGCCATATCATATGCTGCTAGTGATATTTGCTGGAAGCTTGTTACCTTATCTTCAGTGCCTTGATTCCTGGCTTTATGATGGTATTCTTGATGACCCTTATGAAGAG ATGTTCTTTTATGCAAATAATGCAGTTACGATAGATCAACCGGCCTTCTGGGAAATGAGCTATATGCTAAGAGTAAGAGGATCACGATCTGACAATTCATCAACTCTAACTGATAGTGAGTCTATCAGGACAAAGGAATCAAGCAAACAGGAACCAAGTAACACAGGAGCTTGCTTGAAAGCCACCAATCAAGGTTACGTGGATATTCTGTGCCCGGTGTTCTTGAAGGATATCGCAAGGGCCATTGTATCTGCTGGAAAATCATTTCAGCTTGTTCAGCATGCCCAAAGCACACACCATACTCGAACTAGTGTCACAAGTGGTTTTGACATTGATCAGCGTTCCAATCACATTACTCGACAGAATTGGCCAGACATATTAAGTTCTGAAATCCAAAATGGGCATCTAAGATGTGAAGGTGCTCTTACAAATTCTACAGGTCAGTTTGGACATGATGCTCGCGAAATGGGGGTGTTAACTTTGTCTGAGATTTTCTTGATATGCTTATCTGGTCTGTTGGAAAATGGTGACCATGTTTATGAATACTTAAGAAAGCTGCGTGCTGGTAGTGCTCCAGATATCCAAGCTTTTCCGGAATGTAAGAGTAAGGAGGCATGTGCAGAAAATAGCTCCGAAAAGACTTGGTTAAAGCTCCTAAGAGATGCTATCTCAGGAACAAAATATGATGATATGGAGAAAACCTTGTCCAAAGATGCTGTTACGAGGGATCCAATATTTGCTCATGGATACCTGCAAGATGTATCTTCCAATGCAGTAGAAATGCCTTTCAGTCCATGTTGCTATGAAAATCCAGCCATCACTGCTTGCGGAGATGTACTGTCGAGGAATCCAAATTCTTGGAGTGATTTGAATATCTCTACAAGTTTTGACCTTCCTCCGTTGAATGATGATAACATGCGGAGAGCTATATTTGGCGATCTCCAATCTGCTGGAACTAGCACCTGTGGCGATATACAACCTACATCATCTTTTCCCAGACTAGATGGAACTGATTTTAAATTTGGATTTCGGTTTGATGATTTGGAATATGTTCGTCAAGAGGATGATAGAAGGACCCTCGAGGAACTTTATGCATTTCCTACTCTTCTTCCTTGTGCAAAT GAAAATGCCCCATTGTCGGAGATTTTACCTTTGCAGAAAGATAGTACACTTGCATCAAGAGTTCTGAAGTTTATTCAGAGCATGAGTTTGAAAGACCCTCTGCATCCAGTGGGTATTATCCAAGAATGCCTTTCTAAATGTATAAAGAAACAG GTGGATCACATTGGCAAACGAATCCTGTGCAAGCTAATGGGTGAATGGAGATTAATGGATGAACTGCTTGTATTACGAGCTATCTATTTGCTAGGATCAG GTGACATGCTGCAGCAGTTTCTGATAACAATTTTTGATAAGCTTGATAAAGGAAATTCCTGGGATGATGATTTTGAGTTGAATACTTTGTTGCAG GAATCCATAAGATATTCAGCTGATAAAATGCTCCTAACTGCTCCAGATTCGTTGGTTGTTTCATTAGCAAAGCATGACACACGATATGATGAGGAAAGTGCACCAACTTCCAGAAAAGGCCGTGCACAGGGTTTTGGCATCGATGCACTTGATGCCCTTAACTTCACGTATAAG GTGTCTTGGCCTCTTGATCTAATTGCCAATACAGAGGCTCTGAAGAAGTATAATAAG GTCATGGGATTCTTACTGAAAGTCAAGCGTGCAAAGTTTGTTTTGGACGAAACCCGAAAGTGGATGTGGAAG GGCAGAGGCAGCACAGCACATAATTTTAAACAACACTTAATAGTAGGGCAGAAGCTCCTGCATTTCGTCGATGCATTTCATCAATATGTCATGGACAGA GTGTATCATAGTGCGTGGACTGAGCTTTGTGATGGCATGGCATCTGCTACTACATTGGACGAGGTCATGGAAGTTCATGAGGCATATCTTTCTTCTATTCAGAGACAATGCTTTGTGGCCTCGGATAAGTTG TGGGCTCTGATCGCCAGTCGAGTCAAGACTATACTAGGATTGGCGCTAGACTTCCACAATGTGGAGCAAACTCTTGGCACCGGAGGGACCGCCGCATCTGTTAGGGCAAGATGCGAGATGGAGTTGGATCGGATCGAGAAGCAATTCGACGAGTGCGTTGTGTTCCTCTTGAGG ATCCTATCTTTCAAGCTCAACGTGGGCCACTTTCCTCATCTTGCGGATTTGGTCACGAGGATCAACTACAACCACTATTACATGTCTGACACCGGAAGTTTCACTGCGATCCCTGGGTCCCGCCCTCGGCAGCAGCCTTGA